In Phlebotomus papatasi isolate M1 chromosome 1, Ppap_2.1, whole genome shotgun sequence, the following proteins share a genomic window:
- the LOC129799642 gene encoding ninjurin-2-like, producing the protein MGKLRGYENPVAVASTASDERPTGHDRTKSDAENNADRDTTDRIPTIRRLFNANRYATKKTLAQGILDLALLASNAAQLKYLLRIGESHEFYTLLLALIVSSICLQVIQAIVCVVLGLILDINNVDQQKIADICNNVCLTIIIVTVAINVIISAFDLKDDGTRHI; encoded by the exons ATGGGAAAATTGCGAGGATACGAAAATCCTGTGGCTGTGGCCTCAACTGCGTCAGATGAGAGACCAACTGGTCACGACCGGACGAAATCTGATGCTGAAAATAATGCTGATCGAGATACGACAGATCGTATTCCG ACAATTCGGAGATTATTCAACGCCAACAGGTATGCCACAAAGAAGACATTGGCACAAGGAATTCTGGATTTGGCTCTCTTGGCTTCAAATGCTGCCCAGCTGAAGTATCTGCTGAGAATTGGAGAATCCCATGAATTCTACACACTCCTCCTTGCCCTCATTGTATCATCAATCTGCCTTCAG GTAATTCAGGCAATTGTATGTGTTGTGCTTGGGCTCATCCTGGATATCAACAATGTGGACCAACAGAAAATTGCGGACATTTGCAACAACGTCTGTTTGACTATCATCATTGTCACTGTGGCTATAAACGTTATAATTAGTGCTTTCGACCTGAAAGATGATGGCACAAGGCACATTTAG